In Pseudomonas fakonensis, one DNA window encodes the following:
- a CDS encoding methyl-accepting chemotaxis protein, with product MVSTAFHEMVATANEVARSCSQAAMSADSGQAQAREGQQQIDAAVQSVDRLSQEIEQSAQSIQQLERDSNAIQSILGTIRSIAEQTNLLALNAAIEAARAGEQGRGFAVVADEVRALAKRTADSTAEIDGLLGNLASRTAEVAQQMHASIEVSQQSVSRIGLARDSFGQIRESVDVIRDMNTQIATAAEEQHQVAEDINRHISQIHGDAQLVAELAQAARQDSESLAGLSNELDALVRRFRT from the coding sequence ATGGTCTCCACTGCCTTCCACGAAATGGTCGCCACCGCCAACGAAGTGGCGCGCTCCTGCAGCCAGGCGGCGATGTCCGCCGACAGCGGCCAGGCCCAGGCCCGCGAAGGCCAGCAGCAGATCGACGCCGCCGTGCAGAGCGTCGACCGCCTGAGCCAGGAGATCGAGCAGTCGGCGCAGTCGATCCAGCAGCTGGAGCGCGACAGCAACGCCATCCAGTCGATCCTCGGCACCATCCGCTCGATCGCTGAACAGACCAACCTGCTGGCGCTCAACGCCGCCATCGAAGCCGCCCGTGCCGGTGAGCAGGGCCGCGGTTTTGCTGTGGTCGCCGACGAAGTGCGCGCCCTGGCCAAGCGCACCGCCGACTCCACCGCCGAGATCGATGGCCTGCTGGGCAACCTGGCCAGCCGCACCGCCGAAGTGGCCCAGCAGATGCACGCCAGCATCGAGGTGTCGCAGCAGTCGGTCAGCCGCATCGGCCTGGCCCGCGACAGCTTTGGCCAGATCCGCGAGTCGGTGGACGTGATCCGCGACATGAACACCCAGATCGCCACCGCCGCCGAAGAGCAGCACCAGGTGGCCGAGGACATCAACCGCCACATCAGCCAGATCCACGGCGATGCGCAGTTGGTGGCCGAGTTGGCCCAGGCCGCCAGGCAGGACTCCGAAAGCCTGGCCGGGCTGTCCAACGAACTGGACGCGCTGGTGCGTCGCTTCCGCACCTGA
- a CDS encoding acetyl-CoA C-acetyltransferase — protein sequence MGSIRRVAILGGNRIPCARSNGAFARASNQAMLTAALEGLVERYRLHGLRLGEVVAGAVLKHSSDMNLARECVLGSRLSPQTPAYDVQQACGTGLEAALLVANKIALGQIDCAIAGGVDTTSDAPIAVSEGLRQILLQANRGKTLAERLKPFLKLRPAHLLPALPRNGEPRTGLSMGEHCERMAQAWQIGRAAQDELALLSHHNLAASYAEGWHDDLLTPYQGLSRDNNLRPDLTIEQLAKLKPVFDRGDQGTLTPGNSTPLTDGASLVLLGSEDWAEAQGLKVLAYLVDGETAAVDFVHGHEGLLMAPVYAVPRLLARNGLTLQDFDFYEIHEAFAAQVLCTLKAWEDAEYCRSRLGLEAPLGAIDRSKLNVKGSSLAAGHPFAATGGRILANMAKLLAQRGKGRGLISICAAGGQGVTAIVER from the coding sequence ATGGGTTCAATTCGCCGGGTGGCGATCCTGGGGGGTAACCGGATCCCCTGCGCCCGCTCCAATGGTGCCTTCGCCCGGGCCAGCAACCAGGCGATGCTCACCGCCGCGCTGGAGGGGCTGGTGGAGCGTTATCGCCTGCATGGCCTGCGCCTGGGCGAGGTGGTGGCAGGGGCGGTGCTCAAGCATTCGAGTGACATGAACCTGGCCCGCGAGTGCGTGCTCGGCTCGCGGCTGTCGCCGCAAACGCCGGCCTACGACGTGCAGCAGGCCTGTGGCACGGGGCTTGAAGCGGCGCTGCTGGTGGCCAACAAGATTGCCCTGGGGCAGATCGACTGCGCCATTGCCGGGGGCGTGGACACCACCTCCGACGCGCCGATCGCGGTCAGCGAGGGGTTGCGGCAGATTCTGCTGCAGGCCAACCGTGGCAAGACCTTGGCTGAACGCTTGAAGCCCTTCCTGAAACTGCGCCCGGCGCACCTGCTGCCTGCGCTGCCGCGCAATGGCGAGCCACGTACCGGGCTGAGCATGGGCGAGCACTGCGAACGCATGGCGCAGGCCTGGCAGATCGGGCGGGCGGCGCAGGATGAACTGGCGCTGCTCAGCCATCACAACCTGGCGGCGTCCTATGCGGAGGGTTGGCATGACGATTTGCTTACCCCTTACCAGGGCCTGAGTCGCGACAACAACCTGCGCCCGGACCTCACCATTGAACAGCTGGCCAAGCTCAAGCCGGTGTTCGACCGGGGCGATCAGGGCACCCTGACTCCCGGCAATTCCACACCGCTGACCGATGGCGCCTCGCTGGTGCTGCTGGGCAGCGAGGACTGGGCCGAGGCACAGGGGTTGAAAGTGCTGGCCTACCTGGTGGACGGCGAAACGGCTGCGGTGGATTTTGTTCACGGCCATGAAGGGCTGCTGATGGCCCCGGTGTATGCGGTGCCGCGGCTGCTGGCGCGCAATGGCCTGACGCTGCAGGATTTTGACTTCTATGAAATTCATGAAGCCTTCGCCGCCCAGGTGCTGTGCACCTTGAAGGCCTGGGAAGATGCCGAGTATTGCCGCAGCCGGCTGGGGCTGGAGGCGCCGTTGGGGGCCATCGACCGCAGCAAGTTGAACGTCAAGGGCAGTTCGTTGGCGGCGGGGCATCCGTTTGCCGCAACAGGGGGGCGGATACTGGCGAACATGGCCAAGCTGCTGGCGCAGCGGGGCAAGGGGCGGGGGTTGATTTCGATCTGTGCGGCGGGGGGGCAGGGGGTTACCGCGATTGTCGAGCGATGA
- a CDS encoding 3-oxoacyl-ACP reductase, whose protein sequence is MSDRYIGFANSTLGRRLVDALGLPRPVPLERWQAGRLRPVEGALVLGGGPLAREVEAIAPRLTGECYAFNDESLASPAWVAGLGPKLKALVFDASHLSDSDQLRQLREFFQPLLRSLAPCAHVVILGRPPQGLSAQASITQHALEGFSRSLGKELRHGATANLLYVAEGAEQGLEGALRFFLSPKSAFVSGQVLHLGNCAIQVEDWTRPLAGRHALVTGAARGIGAAIAETLARDGASVTLLDVPQAQQDLDAIAARLGGRALALDICAGDAAAQLVEALPDGLDIVVHNAGITRDKTLANMTPDYWDAVLAVNLRAPQVLTQALLDAGKLHDAARITLLASVSGIAGNRGQANYAASKAGLIGLAQAWAPALAERGISINAIAPGFIETHMTAAMPMGLREAGRRLSSLGQGGLPQDVAEAIAWLSQPGSGAINGQVLRVCGQALMGA, encoded by the coding sequence ATGAGCGACCGCTATATCGGCTTTGCCAACTCCACCCTCGGCCGGCGCCTGGTCGATGCCCTCGGCCTGCCGCGCCCGGTACCGCTGGAACGCTGGCAAGCCGGCCGCCTGCGCCCGGTCGAGGGCGCGCTGGTGCTCGGCGGCGGCCCGCTGGCCCGCGAGGTCGAGGCGATTGCCCCAAGGCTGACCGGCGAGTGCTACGCCTTCAACGACGAAAGCCTGGCCTCACCGGCCTGGGTCGCAGGCCTCGGGCCCAAGCTCAAGGCGTTGGTATTCGACGCCAGTCACCTGTCCGACAGCGACCAACTGCGCCAGTTGCGCGAATTCTTCCAGCCGCTACTGCGCAGCCTGGCGCCCTGCGCCCACGTGGTGATCCTCGGCCGCCCACCACAGGGCCTCAGCGCCCAGGCCAGCATCACCCAGCATGCCCTCGAAGGTTTCAGCCGCTCGCTGGGCAAGGAGCTGCGCCATGGCGCCACCGCCAACCTGCTGTATGTCGCCGAAGGCGCCGAGCAAGGCCTCGAAGGCGCCCTGCGCTTCTTCCTCTCACCCAAAAGCGCGTTCGTTTCCGGCCAGGTGCTGCACCTGGGCAACTGCGCCATCCAGGTCGAGGACTGGACCCGACCGCTCGCCGGGCGCCATGCCCTGGTCACCGGCGCCGCCCGCGGCATCGGCGCGGCCATCGCCGAAACCCTGGCCCGCGACGGCGCCTCGGTCACCCTGCTGGACGTCCCCCAGGCGCAACAGGACCTCGACGCCATCGCCGCACGCCTGGGTGGCCGTGCCCTGGCCCTGGACATCTGCGCAGGTGATGCCGCCGCGCAACTGGTCGAGGCGCTGCCCGACGGCCTGGATATCGTCGTGCATAACGCCGGCATCACCCGCGACAAGACCCTCGCCAACATGACCCCTGACTACTGGGATGCGGTGCTGGCAGTCAACCTCAGGGCCCCGCAGGTACTCACCCAGGCACTGCTGGACGCCGGCAAACTGCACGACGCCGCACGTATCACCCTGCTGGCCTCGGTCAGCGGCATCGCCGGCAACCGCGGCCAGGCCAACTATGCCGCCAGCAAGGCCGGGCTGATCGGCCTCGCCCAGGCCTGGGCTCCGGCCCTGGCCGAGCGCGGCATCAGCATCAACGCCATCGCCCCAGGCTTCATCGAAACCCACATGACCGCCGCCATGCCCATGGGCCTGCGCGAAGCCGGGCGACGCCTGAGCTCGCTCGGCCAGGGCGGCCTGCCGCAGGACGTCGCCGAGGCCATCGCCTGGCTCAGCCAGCCCGGCTCCGGCGCGATCAACGGCCAGGTGCTGCGGGTCTGCGGCCAAGCACTGATGGGGGCCTGA